The following are encoded together in the Ovis canadensis isolate MfBH-ARS-UI-01 breed Bighorn chromosome 2, ARS-UI_OviCan_v2, whole genome shotgun sequence genome:
- the CARD19 gene encoding caspase recruitment domain-containing protein 19 isoform X6 produces MGETYCDRLVQDTPFLTSLGRLSEQQVDRIILQLNRYYPQILSNKDAEKFRNPKVSLRVRLCDLLGHLQRSGERDCQEFYRALYIHAQPLHSCLPSRHALRPVAFLTCLGLAAGLALLIYCCPPDPKVLPGARRVLGFSPVIIDRHASRFLLAFLTDDLRGL; encoded by the exons ATGGGGGAG ACCTACTGTGATCGCCTAGTCCAGGACACTCCTTTCCTCACCAGCCTCGGACGCCTGAGTGAGCAGCAGGTGGACAGGATCATTCTCCAGCTAAACCGCTACTATCCCCAGATCCTCAGCAACAAGGACGCGGAAAAG ttCCGGAACCCCAAGGTGTCTCTGCGAGTGCGTCTCTGCGACCTCTTGGGCCACCTGCAGCGGAGCGGTGAGCGGGATTGCCAGGAGTTCTACCGGGCCCTGTACATCCACGCCCAGCCCCTGCACAGCTGCTTGCCTAGCCGGCACGCCCTGC GACCTGTGGCCTTCCTGACCTGCCTCGGCCTGGCCGCAGGCCTGGCGCTCCTCATCTACTGCTGCCCTCCAG ACCCCAAGGTGCTTCCAGGGGCCCGGCGTGTCCTGGGCTTCTCCCCGGTCATCATTGACAGGCACGCCAGCCGCTTCCTGCTGGCCTTTCTCACAGATGACCTGAGGGGCCTCTGA
- the CARD19 gene encoding caspase recruitment domain-containing protein 19 isoform X2 produces the protein MGETYCDRLVQDTPFLTSLGRLSEQQVDRIILQLNRYYPQILSNKDAEKFRNPKVSLRVRLCDLLGHLQRSGERDCQEFYRALYIHAQPLHSCLPSRHALRKCVSPLALASPCSALRQRQPSGCVLCVPQRVERVFQTTQISVSKAPCPCLPMSLCVSVYFSLPPFFLRYLFLTRKYLVRVVLPFPL, from the exons ATGGGGGAG ACCTACTGTGATCGCCTAGTCCAGGACACTCCTTTCCTCACCAGCCTCGGACGCCTGAGTGAGCAGCAGGTGGACAGGATCATTCTCCAGCTAAACCGCTACTATCCCCAGATCCTCAGCAACAAGGACGCGGAAAAG ttCCGGAACCCCAAGGTGTCTCTGCGAGTGCGTCTCTGCGACCTCTTGGGCCACCTGCAGCGGAGCGGTGAGCGGGATTGCCAGGAGTTCTACCGGGCCCTGTACATCCACGCCCAGCCCCTGCACAGCTGCTTGCCTAGCCGGCACGCCCTGCGTAAGTGCGTGTCCCCCCTGGCCTTGGCATCTCCTTGTTCAGCCCTTCGCCAGAGACAACCCTCTGGTTGTGTCTTGTGTGTCCCTCAGAGAGTGGAGAGAGTATTTCAGACAACACAGATATCTGTCTccaaggctccctgtccctgtctCCCCATgtcactgtgtgtgtctgtctacttctctctgcctcccttttTCTTGCGCTATTTATTTCTTACACGAAAGTATCTTGTGCGTGTGGTCCTGCCCTTTCCTCTATAA
- the CARD19 gene encoding caspase recruitment domain-containing protein 19 isoform X5 → MTEQTYCDRLVQDTPFLTSLGRLSEQQVDRIILQLNRYYPQILSNKDAEKFRNPKVSLRVRLCDLLGHLQRSGERDCQEFYRALYIHAQPLHSCLPSRHALRPVAFLTCLGLAAGLALLIYCCPPDPKVLPGARRVLGFSPVIIDRHASRFLLAFLTDDLRGL, encoded by the exons ATGACAG aGCAGACCTACTGTGATCGCCTAGTCCAGGACACTCCTTTCCTCACCAGCCTCGGACGCCTGAGTGAGCAGCAGGTGGACAGGATCATTCTCCAGCTAAACCGCTACTATCCCCAGATCCTCAGCAACAAGGACGCGGAAAAG ttCCGGAACCCCAAGGTGTCTCTGCGAGTGCGTCTCTGCGACCTCTTGGGCCACCTGCAGCGGAGCGGTGAGCGGGATTGCCAGGAGTTCTACCGGGCCCTGTACATCCACGCCCAGCCCCTGCACAGCTGCTTGCCTAGCCGGCACGCCCTGC GACCTGTGGCCTTCCTGACCTGCCTCGGCCTGGCCGCAGGCCTGGCGCTCCTCATCTACTGCTGCCCTCCAG ACCCCAAGGTGCTTCCAGGGGCCCGGCGTGTCCTGGGCTTCTCCCCGGTCATCATTGACAGGCACGCCAGCCGCTTCCTGCTGGCCTTTCTCACAGATGACCTGAGGGGCCTCTGA
- the CARD19 gene encoding caspase recruitment domain-containing protein 19 isoform X7 — protein MTEQTYCDRLVQDTPFLTSLGRLSEQQVDRIILQLNRYYPQILSNKDAEKFRNPKVSLRVRLCDLLGHLQRSGERDCQEFYRALYIHAQPLHSCLPSRHALRKTCGLPDLPRPGRRPGAPHLLLPSRWVLPGQASASPPHALGLSPARWTEACT, from the exons ATGACAG aGCAGACCTACTGTGATCGCCTAGTCCAGGACACTCCTTTCCTCACCAGCCTCGGACGCCTGAGTGAGCAGCAGGTGGACAGGATCATTCTCCAGCTAAACCGCTACTATCCCCAGATCCTCAGCAACAAGGACGCGGAAAAG ttCCGGAACCCCAAGGTGTCTCTGCGAGTGCGTCTCTGCGACCTCTTGGGCCACCTGCAGCGGAGCGGTGAGCGGGATTGCCAGGAGTTCTACCGGGCCCTGTACATCCACGCCCAGCCCCTGCACAGCTGCTTGCCTAGCCGGCACGCCCTGCGTAA GACCTGTGGCCTTCCTGACCTGCCTCGGCCTGGCCGCAGGCCTGGCGCTCCTCATCTACTGCTGCCCTCCAGGTGGGTGCTGCCGGGCCAGGCCTCGGCCAGCCCTCCCCACGCCCTGGGGCTGAGCCCTGCCAGATGGACGGAGGCCTGCACCTGA
- the CARD19 gene encoding caspase recruitment domain-containing protein 19 isoform X3, with amino-acid sequence MTEQTYCDRLVQDTPFLTSLGRLSEQQVDRIILQLNRYYPQILSNKDAEKFRNPKVSLRVRLCDLLGHLQRSGERDCQEFYRALYIHAQPLHSCLPSRHALQNSDCTELDSGTASCELSDRGPVAFLTCLGLAAGLALLIYCCPPDPKVLPGARRVLGFSPVIIDRHASRFLLAFLTDDLRGL; translated from the exons ATGACAG aGCAGACCTACTGTGATCGCCTAGTCCAGGACACTCCTTTCCTCACCAGCCTCGGACGCCTGAGTGAGCAGCAGGTGGACAGGATCATTCTCCAGCTAAACCGCTACTATCCCCAGATCCTCAGCAACAAGGACGCGGAAAAG ttCCGGAACCCCAAGGTGTCTCTGCGAGTGCGTCTCTGCGACCTCTTGGGCCACCTGCAGCGGAGCGGTGAGCGGGATTGCCAGGAGTTCTACCGGGCCCTGTACATCCACGCCCAGCCCCTGCACAGCTGCTTGCCTAGCCGGCACGCCCTGC AGAACTCAGATTGCACAGAGCTAGACTCGGGCACCGCAAGCTGTGAGCTCAGTGACAGGG GACCTGTGGCCTTCCTGACCTGCCTCGGCCTGGCCGCAGGCCTGGCGCTCCTCATCTACTGCTGCCCTCCAG ACCCCAAGGTGCTTCCAGGGGCCCGGCGTGTCCTGGGCTTCTCCCCGGTCATCATTGACAGGCACGCCAGCCGCTTCCTGCTGGCCTTTCTCACAGATGACCTGAGGGGCCTCTGA
- the CARD19 gene encoding caspase recruitment domain-containing protein 19 isoform X4 yields the protein MGETYCDRLVQDTPFLTSLGRLSEQQVDRIILQLNRYYPQILSNKDAEKFRNPKVSLRVRLCDLLGHLQRSGERDCQEFYRALYIHAQPLHSCLPSRHALQNSDCTELDSGTASCELSDRGPVAFLTCLGLAAGLALLIYCCPPDPKVLPGARRVLGFSPVIIDRHASRFLLAFLTDDLRGL from the exons ATGGGGGAG ACCTACTGTGATCGCCTAGTCCAGGACACTCCTTTCCTCACCAGCCTCGGACGCCTGAGTGAGCAGCAGGTGGACAGGATCATTCTCCAGCTAAACCGCTACTATCCCCAGATCCTCAGCAACAAGGACGCGGAAAAG ttCCGGAACCCCAAGGTGTCTCTGCGAGTGCGTCTCTGCGACCTCTTGGGCCACCTGCAGCGGAGCGGTGAGCGGGATTGCCAGGAGTTCTACCGGGCCCTGTACATCCACGCCCAGCCCCTGCACAGCTGCTTGCCTAGCCGGCACGCCCTGC AGAACTCAGATTGCACAGAGCTAGACTCGGGCACCGCAAGCTGTGAGCTCAGTGACAGGG GACCTGTGGCCTTCCTGACCTGCCTCGGCCTGGCCGCAGGCCTGGCGCTCCTCATCTACTGCTGCCCTCCAG ACCCCAAGGTGCTTCCAGGGGCCCGGCGTGTCCTGGGCTTCTCCCCGGTCATCATTGACAGGCACGCCAGCCGCTTCCTGCTGGCCTTTCTCACAGATGACCTGAGGGGCCTCTGA
- the CARD19 gene encoding caspase recruitment domain-containing protein 19 isoform X1, giving the protein MTEQTYCDRLVQDTPFLTSLGRLSEQQVDRIILQLNRYYPQILSNKDAEKFRNPKVSLRVRLCDLLGHLQRSGERDCQEFYRALYIHAQPLHSCLPSRHALRKCVSPLALASPCSALRQRQPSGCVLCVPQRVERVFQTTQISVSKAPCPCLPMSLCVSVYFSLPPFFLRYLFLTRKYLVRVVLPFPL; this is encoded by the exons ATGACAG aGCAGACCTACTGTGATCGCCTAGTCCAGGACACTCCTTTCCTCACCAGCCTCGGACGCCTGAGTGAGCAGCAGGTGGACAGGATCATTCTCCAGCTAAACCGCTACTATCCCCAGATCCTCAGCAACAAGGACGCGGAAAAG ttCCGGAACCCCAAGGTGTCTCTGCGAGTGCGTCTCTGCGACCTCTTGGGCCACCTGCAGCGGAGCGGTGAGCGGGATTGCCAGGAGTTCTACCGGGCCCTGTACATCCACGCCCAGCCCCTGCACAGCTGCTTGCCTAGCCGGCACGCCCTGCGTAAGTGCGTGTCCCCCCTGGCCTTGGCATCTCCTTGTTCAGCCCTTCGCCAGAGACAACCCTCTGGTTGTGTCTTGTGTGTCCCTCAGAGAGTGGAGAGAGTATTTCAGACAACACAGATATCTGTCTccaaggctccctgtccctgtctCCCCATgtcactgtgtgtgtctgtctacttctctctgcctcccttttTCTTGCGCTATTTATTTCTTACACGAAAGTATCTTGTGCGTGTGGTCCTGCCCTTTCCTCTATAA